TGCGGACCGGCTGAATGTCGCCAGCGGCGGGGGCGCCCTGCCCTCCGCGTCGCGGTGCCTGCTGTGGGTCGAGTCGCCCCACCCGGCGGGCCGGCCGGGCCTGGCCCGGGTCACGCTGGCGGTGGCGCCGCAGACGCCGAGGGCGGGCTGGTGGGAGCGCCGCTTCGCCAAGACGCCGACACCGACAGCCCCGTCAGACGTGCGGGTGCTGGATGTCCCCCAGCAGGAGGTGCAGAGCCTGATCCAAACGCTGGACGCCGAACGGTTCTTCGTGCGCAGCAAGCCGCTTACTACCGAGGCGTTTGTCGGCGTCGAGCGCAACGGCGAGCGGTTCGCCAAGGACTTCCGCAGCTTGCCGCAGCTCGACGCGCTCGTGCTCAAGGCCCACCGCCAGGGCATTGGCGCCGGGGCGGACGGGACCGTCAAGCTGGCCGCGCGCGGGGCTGACCAGTGCGTGCGGCTGCCGCCGGTTTCGACCGAGCTACGCCGCTGAACGAGTCTGCTGGTTGCGCGCTCTGGGCAGCGGGTGTGGCTGGCCCCCGGAAACCTGACGCCGGCCCGCACGCCTCCCGATAGACGACTGCAGGCGGATTGCCGACGCACGATGCGCGGCGCCCGCCCAAGGACGGCTACCTAAACGACCCACGGAGGGTTCACCATGAGGCGGAACATTCTTGCCACCGCTGCGCTCGCGGCGTGCATGATAAACGGGGCGCCCGCGGCGCCGGGCTGGACCCCAACTTGGCGCCGATCGGCGACATCGACTCGGCCATCGAGCTGTGCGGGTACAACAGCGGCTGCGACTGCTGCTGCAGCTCGGGCGGGTGCACGCTGACGTTCGACGTGGACTTCCTGTTCATGAAGTACTACCAGTCGGGCGGCGTGCAGTCGAGCGACGCCGGCGAGATCGTCGGCAACAACGAGAACGCCGAGTTCGACTTCGAGCTCGCGCCCCGCTTCACGGTGGGCGTCGAGACCTGCGGAGGCCTGGGCGCCCGCGTCCGCTACTGGTTCTTCGACCACTCGGCGCCGACGGTCGACGGCGGGGGCTTCGTGGCGGTGGACGCGTACACGTTTGACGCGGAGCTCTTCAAGCGGGTGCAGCTCGGCCGCTCGACCACCCTCGAGGGCTTCGGCGGCGCGCGGTGGAGCGAGTTCAACCTGAACGACGACACCGACCTCGACTGGCGGGTGGAGGGCGTCGGCCTCACGACCGGCTTCCAGCTCAGCCAGCACCTCTGCTGCAACCACCGCCTGTACGCGGGCACGCGGCTGGCCGTGGTGGTGGGCGACATCCGGCTGGACGACGGCGGCGACCTGGATGACTCGGAGGGCGTGGGGGTCAACAACACCTGCCTGCAGGTGGAGCTGGCCGCCGGGTACGAGGGCAAGAGCAACCTGGGCCGCGGCGTGACCCTGGTGTACGGCGCCGGCGCCGAGTTCCACAACTGGAGCGACGCCGCCGTCCGGAACGACGCGTCCGACGAGGCCTACCTGTCCGACGCCGGCTGGGGGGGCTTCACCTTCCGCCTGGGCGCGGAGTACTAGGCCCGAGCAACTCGGCGAGATTTGCCGCCGCCCAGGCCGACTCCCATGTGGTCGGCCACCGCTGATCAACCTACGCCGCCGGGTTGGCGCCCTGCGCCACCCCGGCGGCGCTGCGGATCACTGCTCTAGACGCGGGTCGGGCGCCGTGTGACAATTCCCGTCATGCGGAACGTAACCGTCACCATCTTGCTGCTGCCCGGCGTGGGCCTGGGGCCCTTCTGGGCCGCGCCGCCGGTTGAGCCAAAGGCCGACGACCAGGGCGCCCCCTCGCTCCCCACCGACACCTGCCAGGTGGGCCTGTCCCACAGCGTGAGGCCGGCGGCCGGCACAAGGCCGGTCGGCGAGTTCGCCCGCGTCCGCTACGTGTGCCTGTTCCTGGACTGGCCCCCGGTCGAACGGATCTGCTTCGAGCGTCCGACGACCCAGCGCCAAACCCTGCAGGCGCAGCACGTCCTGCTGCGCATCTGATTGACCGCCCCGCGTTCCGACGCTTTCTGCGGTCAAACTTCCCAGGCACTTGCCGCTTAACCCCGTTGAGTGGTTGAGCGTGCGCACACGGAAAAGGTTTCTCATGAGTTCTGAACACGAGGGTCGCGGTACGCAATCCGAGCACCCCAAGGGCGATGGGTGGGGGGGCCTCATCGTGCTGGCCTACGTGATTGGCGTCCCGTTGGTGGGCATCGTTTACACCCTGGTCTGGGGCCGCCCCCAATAGGAGACCCCGGATGACTGGCCTCTCGAGTGTCGAGCTGAACGGCTCGATCAGCAGCACGCTCCGCCGCGACTTCAGCCGGCTGCACGTCGATCGAACGGTAGGCGAAGCGCTCGCGGAGATCCGGCGGCGGCCCCCGCCCAACCGGATCATCTACTTCTACGTCATCGATGACGACGACCGGCTGCAGGGCGTGATCCCGACGCGGCGGCTCCTGCTGAGCGACCTGCAGACGCCGCTGTCGGAGATCATGGTCCGCGAGGTGGTCACGATCCCGCACACCGCCACGGTGCTCGACGCGTGCGAGTTCTTCGTCATGCACCGGCTGCTGGCCTTCCCCGTCGTGGACGACCAGCGGCGGGTGGTTGGCACGGTGGACGTGGAGCTCTACACGCAAGAGCTGAGCGAGCTCGACCGCAGCGAGCACAGCGACGACCTGTTTCAGCTGATCGGCGTGCACATCGCCGAGTCGCAACAGGCGTCGCCCGGGACGGCGTTCAAGAGCCGGTTCCCGTGGCTGCTGGCCAACGTCGCCGGCGGCGTGATGGCCGCGTTCTTGTCCGGCATGTTCCAGCGGCAGCTGCAGGAGGTGGTGGCCATCGCGCTGTTCATCCCGGTGGTGCTGGCGTTGGCCGAGAGCGTGAGCATCCAGTCGGTCAGCCTGGCGCTGCAGACCCTGCACGGCAAGCGGCCGACGCTCCGCGGCGTGATCGCGAAGCTGCGGCGCGAGTTCCTGACCGGCGCCATGCTCGGCGCCGCCTGCGCCGCCATCATCGCGGTTGTGGCGGCGGTCTGGCTGCGGGACCCGCGCGTGGTGGTCTGCCTGATCGGCGGCATCTCGGGCGGGGTCGCGATCGCCGCGGTCATCGGCGTCGCGATGCCGAACCTGATCCGCATCTCGCGTCGGGACCCACAGGTCGCGGCCGGCCCGGTCGCGCTCGCCATGACCGACATGGCGACCCTGCTGGTGTACTTCAATCTGGCCCGGGCGTTGATCTAGCGACTCCCAACCCTGGGAACGCATGGTGGTCCAGCAGCCGCGGATTCTGGGTTGTTGGGGTGATCGGTAACATGTCGTCTGGTACAACAAGATTGAGTGAGGCGTGCGCCGCCTGCAACAGGCGTTGCCGGATTGCAAAATCAGCATTGTTCGCCACTAGTTGGTCCGATCCATACTGCTCAAGTGCCCAGCATGCGAACTCACTCGCTCTCAACTTTCACGCTCATCGTGCTCTTGCTAGCCAGTCCGGCGGCAGGGCAGCGGACGGCGGCGGACGCAGAGAACCTGGGCGGCGCCCGGCTGGCCGCGACGCGGCGGGCAGCGATCTCGGCCAAGCCCTTCGGGCGCCCGCTCGACGCGGAAATGGTCCGGCGGTGGCTGCGGATCAGCTCGCGGTGCACAATCGCCGAGTTCGAGCTGTTCCTCGGCCCGCTCTCGGCCGACGAGAAGCGGCTGCTGGAGGTGATTGAACAGATGCCGGCGCCGATCGTCAACCGCACGCACTTCGAGGACCTGCGGGCGGTGCTGAAGAACGGGCGGCTCACGTCCTACCTGGTGCAGGAGCAGCAGGAACAGCAACTCAAGCACACCACGCCCGCGGTCGAGAACGAGCTGTACGGCGCGTTCGACTGTGTGTTCGCCAGCGTCGGCCCGCCCGACGGCTCGCCCCGCTACGGCGACGTCATCATCCGCCTGCGTGACTCGGTCCGCGAGCACGCGTGGGCGACGCCGTTCAGCGGCATGCACTTCCTGCACAGCGTGCGGGACCAGGACGCGCGAAGGATGCAGCAGGTCCTGCAGTCCGGGCGGGCGCTGCCGACCGCGCCAACCAACCCGCTGAGCCTGGGCTTCGACGACCGCCTGCACTTCTCGCACTACGTGGTGACGGAGAACGACTGGAGCCGGGCCCTTGGGTTCCAGGCGGTGCTGACGCTCCGCAACGCGGGCGACTCGCCGGCCGGCGATCAGGTGCGCCGCCGCTTCGCGCGGCTGCTGTCGGCGGCCGATGCGCGGGAGTTCTGGACCGTGTTTATTCCGCCGATCGAGGACGGCCTTCCCGCCGAACAAGAAGCCGCTCGCGTCCCATTCGGCTACCTGGAGGGCAAGTTCGACAACACGCTGCCGATCGCGGACTTCACGGCGATCGAGGTCCCCAACGACAAGCTGAACGAGGTGCTCGCCTGGCCCGAAGCGCGGCCGTACCGCGATCTGATCCGCGGTTACTGAGCCGGAACACGCGACGGCGCTGTCGCGGATGCGCAATTACATGCGCCGAATGCGCCGCGAGGCGTCCCTCGGACGGCCGTGGAGGCGATTGCGTGTAGACTCGGTGCACAAGCGGGGCGGAAGCCCCGCGGTTCTCCATTCTACGCAGCCCCAATTCAGGCGATCCCCTCATGCAGAGAGTCCTCTCCCTTCTCTTGGCCGCCGGCAGTCTGCTGAACCTTGCGGCTCATTCTCGCGCCGACTACCCGATCGCTTCGCACCGCTACCTGGCGGACCCGAGCACCCTAGTGACCGGCAACCGCGTGTACGTCTACTGCTCCAACGACGACGAGAGCCCGCTCGAAGGGAGCTACAACATCCCCAGCGTGGTGTGCGTGTCCAGCAGCGACCTAAAGAACTGGACCGACCACGGCGAGGTGTTCCGCGCCGAGGACCGCACCACCTGGGCGAAGAAGACCTGGGCGCCCGCCGCGATCGAGCGCGACGGCAAGTTCTATCTGTACTTTGGCAACGGCGGCGCCAACATCGGCGTCGCGGTAGCCGACCACCCGGCCGGCCCGTTCACCGACCCGCTCGGCAAGCCGCTGATCACCCACCAGACGCCAGGCGTCCCCCCGGCGAAGAACATGTGGCTGTTCGACCCCGGCGTGTTCATCGACGACGACGGCCAGGCCTACATCTACTTCGGCGGCAACGGCGACGACAACGTCCGCGTGGCGCGGCTCAACCCTGACATGACCAGCCTGGACGGCGAGGTGATGAAGCGGTCGGCCCCTAACTTCTTCGAGGCGGCGTGGGTCTTCAAGCACGGCGGGCGGTACTACTTCAGCTACTCCACGACTCCCAGAGCCCAGATGCGGATCGACTACCTAACCGGCGACAGCCCGCTCGGCCCCTTCGAGTACGCCGGAGTTGTCGGCGCGCAGCCGCCGCTGAACAACAACAATAACCATGCGGCGCAGTTCAAGCTGAAGGACCGATGGCTGCACGTGTACCACAACCGCGTGGTCGCGACCCAGGCGAAGATCCCCACCGGGTTCCGCCGCAACATCGCGGTCGAGGAAATGCGGTTCGGCCCGGACGGCGCCATCGAGGAGGTGGAGTACACCGAGGACGGCGTCGAGCAGCTCGGCGCGCACGATCCCTACGCCCGGACCGAAGGCGAGACCTTCCGTTCGCAGCACGGCGTCGAAACCGAGCCCAGCGGCGAACGCAACATGGCGCTGACCGACCTGCAGAACGGTGACTGGGTAAAGATCGCCGGCGTCGACTTTGGCGCCGGCGCCGCGAGGTTCAACGCCCGGGTGGCCAGCAAGGCGGGCTGCCGGGTCGAGCTGCGGGCCGGCGGGCCCGAGGGCAAGCTGCTGGGCACGCTCACCGTCGAGCCGGGCGCCGCGGACGACTGGCGCGACGCCTCGTGTGAGGTCGGCGGCGCCACCGGCGTGCAGGATCTGGTGCTGCGGTTCGTGGGCAAGGGCGAGCAGCTCGGCAAGCTGGACTACTGGTCGTTCCAAAAGTAGGGGACCAGCAGCACGCTGACTACTTTTTCACCTCGACGGTCACCTTCTCGATCTGGCCGGTGAACTTGAAGGGGGTTTGGTACGCGGTGGTGACCGGCTGGCCCGTGTCCTCGCCGATGCCGAAGGTGTCGATGCCGAACCGGCCGGCGACGGTCGCGTGCATCCTGCCGCTGCCGACCTCCTGCCCGTTGACCTTCAGCGTGATGTCGGCGCCCTTACCGGCGCCGCCGCCGGCGTAGTCGAAGTCGAGCTCGACGGTCGCCTCGCCGGCGGGCAGCGGCTTGTCGCCACGGACCACCGTGTGCTTCTCGAAGTAGTTGTAGTCGAACACCGGCACGCCGGCGTCGACGTACAGCACCATGCCGGCGGCTACCCCGCCGAAGCCCATCACGACTCCCTCCGTGTCGGCGCCGTCGGTGGTTAGCTTGGCGGTCAGCGTCCAGCTGTTGTTCTTCATCGGCGGCGCCGCGGGCTCGGCGATCCGGGTCGCGCCCGCGAAGTAGGTGTAGGTGCTCGAGTCGGGGTCCCATCCGGGCACGGGCGGCTTCGGGATGGCCAGGCGGCCGGCGCCGCGGTCGTCGAACGGGTAGACGTCGTGCTCCTCGGCGGCCGCCTGGAACTGCTTCTTCATCGCCTCCAGCTTGTCGGGCATCGCGGCCGCCAGGTCATTGGCTTCGGAGAAGTCCTCGCTCAGGTGGTACAGCTCCCAGCGGTCCTGGCCCCAGTTGCCGGGCGCCAGGTCCTGCCGCCACGGCAGGGTGTGCTGGGCGTTGGCCTTCCAGCCGTCTTCGTAGATGGAGCGGTTGGTGAAGATCTCGAAGTACTGCTCGTCGCGGCCCTTGAAGGACGGGTCGGTAAAGCTCGCGTAGATCGACGCGCCGGCCAGCGGCTTCTGCTCGATGCCGTTGACCTCGGTGGGCATGGGGACTTTGGCCGCTTCGAGGATCGTCGGCACGATGTCCACCAGGTGCACAAACGCGTCGCGCGGCCGATCGTCGTGCTTGATGCGGGCGGGCCAGCTGATGACCATCGGGTTGCGGGTGCCGCCGAGGTGCGAGGCGACCTGCTTGCACCACTGGAACGGCGTGTTGCCGGCCCACGCCCAGCCGACCGGGTAGTGCGGCTCCGACTCGGGCCCGCCCAGCTTGTCGAGGTTGGCGATCACGTCGTCGAGCTTGGTCTCGAGCCCGTTGAGGTTCATGATCTCGTTGAGCGTCCCGTCGGGCCCGCCCTCGGCGCTGGCGCCGTTGTCGCCCACGATGTAGATGACCATCGTGTTCTCGGCGTCGGGCAGCTCCTTAACCGCGTCGAGCAGACGCCCCACCTCGTGGTCGGTGAACGCGAAGTAGCCGGCGAAGTTCTCGAACAACGCCGCGTACACCTTCTTCTGCTCGTCGCTGAGGCTGTCCCACTCGGGCACCCAGTCGGGCTTCTCGGTAAGCTTGGTCCCTTCGGGCACGATGCCCATCTCGAGCTGCCGCTGGAACACCTGCTGGCGGTAGTCCTCCCAGCCCATGTCGAACTTGCCCTTGAACTGCTCACGCCACTCGGCGGTCACGTGGTGCGGCGCGTGCATCGCGCCGGGGGCGAAGTACATGAAGAACGGCTTCTCGGGCGCGACCGACTTGGCGAACCGCATCCGCGCGATGGCCTTGTCGGTCATGTCGGTCATGAAGTGGTAGCCCTCCTCGGGCGTCTTGTCCGGCTCGACTGGCGTGGTGTTCTCGAAGATCACCGGGTAGTACTGGTGCGTCTCGCCGGCGTTGAAGCCGTAGAAGTACTCGAACCCCATCCCGGTCGGCCAGCGGTCGAATGGGCCGGCGACCGTGGTCTCCCAGTCGGGCGTGTTGTGGTTCTTGCCGAACCACCAGGTGTTGTAGCCGTTGTCCTTGAGGATCTGGCCGATCGTGGCGGTCGACTTGGGCAGCATGGTGGAGTAGTTGGGGAAGCCGGTCGCCCATTCCATTAGGAAGCCGTTGCCGCACTCGTGGTGGTTGCGGCCGGTCAGCAGCGCGGCCCGCGACGGCCCGCAGATGGCCGTAGTGTGGAACCGGTTGTACCGCAGCCCCTCGGAGGCCAGCTTGTCCAGAGCCGGCGTGGGGATCAGCCCTCCGAAGGTGGAGGTCTGGCCGAAGCCGACGTCGTCCAGCAGGATCACGATAATGTTGGGCGCCCCCTCCGGCGCGGGCACGGGGCCCTGCCAGTCGGACTCGGAGTCCTGGTAGGTCTTGCCGATCTTGCCCTCGAACGGCGTGAGCTCCATCGGCAGCTTGCCGCGGTCCGGCTCGGCGGCAAGGGCGGGGGCGGCGACAACTATAAACACAAACAGGATGAGTGAACGCATGGAGAAAACCCAGATCCGAATCGAAGGAAACTGCCTGACCAGGGTCAGTTGAGCTCTATCGTCACCGTGCTCAGCTTGCCGCTGAAGTCGAACGGCATGTCGTAGCCGTCCATGACCGGCGTGCCGGTGTCGAATCCGATATCGAGCGTCTCGTCGAGGGTGACGCGGTTCGGGATGCTCTTCTCCACACGCCCCTGGCCGACCTGTTTGTCGTTGACGAAGAGCGTCACATCGGCGCCGGCGAACGGCTTGTCGGAGTCGGTCTTGTACACGGCCTTGAGCGTCACCTTGCCGCTGGGGACGCGCTCGTCCGACTCGACGGTGAACCGCTCGACGCCCGCCAGGTTGTAGTGGTAGACCAGCTTGCCGTCCTTCACGAACAGCCCGTACCCGGCGAAGCGCCCGCCCTGGGTGAACAGCATCCCCTCGGCGCCCGCTTCGGGGATCTCGACTTCCGCGCTGATCGTGTGGCTCTTGTGTTTCAGGTCGGGCGCGGCGCCCTCGGGCAGGCGGAGCAGGTTGGGGTATATGAACTTGTAGCGGCCTTCGGTGAGGCTCGGCCGGTTGGCTACGTCCAGCCGGGCGGTCTTGCGGTCGTCCAGCGGCAGCACGTTGTACTTGGCCGCCTCGGCGAAGAACTGCAGCACCAGTTCCTTGAGCTTCTCGGGCTCCTTGCCCGCCAGGTTGTTGGCCTGGGTGAAGTCTTCTTCGACGTGGTACAGCTCCCACGGCATGTCGAGCAGGTCCATCGGCGGGTTCTCGCTGAGCCACGGCACGCCCCGGATGGCGCTGGCCATCCAGCCGTTGTGGTAGATGCCCTGATTGCCGAGCATCTCGAAGTACTGGGTGGTGCGTCGGTCGTCGGCGTCGGGGTCGTCGAAGGTGTAGACCATGCTGACGCCCTCGATCGGCTTCTGCGCGACGCCGTCCAGCTCGGCGGGCGCCTCGACGCCGACAATCTCCAGCAGCGTTGGGGCGATGTCGATCACGTGGTGGAACTGGTCGCGGGACTCGCCGCGGGCCTTGATCCCCTTGGGCCACGAGATCGCCAGGCCGTTCCGCGTGCCGCCGAAGTGGCTAGCGATCTGCTTGGTCCACTGGAACGGCGTGTCCATGGCGTGGGCCCACGCGGCGGGGAAGTGGTTGTAGTGCTTGTCGCTGCCCAGGGTGTCGAAGGCCTTGAGCTTGTCCTCCAGCGGCTCGGGGATGGCGTTGAAGAACGTCATCTCGTTCAGCAGACCGTCCAGGCCGCCCTCGGCGCTGGATCCGTTGTCGCCGGCCATGTAGAGGACGATCGTGTTGTCCAGCTCGCCCATCTGGTCGATCGCGTCAATCAGCCGGCCCACCTCGTGGTCGGTGTGGGCGGTGAACGCGGCGAACACCTCCATCATGCGGGCGAAGACCCTCCGCTGATCGGCCGGGAGCGATTCCCAGGCGGGCAGCGAATCGGGCCGCGGCGTCAGCTTGGCGTCCCGCGGGACAATGCCCATCTCCTTCTGGCGGGCGAAGGTCTCCTCGCGGTACTTGTCCCAGCCGCCATCAAACTTGCCCTTAAACTTGGCGATCCACTCTTCGGGCACCTGGTGCGGCGCGTGCGTGGCGCCGGTGGCAAAGTACACGCAGAACGGACGCTGCGGCGCCACCGCCTTGCTGGCCCGTACCGTGCGGATCGCCTTGTCGGCGATGTCGGTGGTGAAGTGGTAGGGCGAGCCGTCCTCGTTCTTGGCAGGGGGCTCGATCCGCTTCTTTCCCTCCACCAGCGCCGGGTGCCACTGGTCGGTGTCGCCGCCCACGAACCCGTAGAAGTAGTCGAAGCCCAACCCTTCCGCCCAGCGATCAAACGGGCCCACAAGGCTGGTTTCCCAGTCGGGCACGTTGTGGTTCTTGCCGAACCACGCGTTCATGTAGCCGTACTCACGGAGAATCTCGGCGAAGGTGCCGGCGTTGCTTGGGATGATGCCCGAGTAGCCGGGGAAGCCGGTGCCGGCCTCGCCGATCACGCCGCTCGCGACCGAATGGTGGTTGCGGCCGGTCAGCAGCGCCGCGCGCGTCGGCGAGCAGAGTGCGGTGGTGTGGAAGCGGGTGTACCGCAGGCCGTTGTTGGCGACCCGGTCGAGCGTGGGCGTGGGGATCCCGCCACCGAACGTGCCCATCTGGCCGAAGCCGCAGTCGTCGATCAGCACGATCAGGATGTTCGGCGGGTCCTCAAGGCCGAAGGTCTTGGGGATCTTCAGCTTCGGCTTGACCGCTTCGGAGTCCTTGTAGGTCAGGCCGATCTTGCCAGCAAACGGCTCCTCGGGGCGGGGGAGCATCTCGTCGGCTAGGAGCGGCGTGGCCAGCGTCGCGACCAGCAGACAGATGAACGGGCGGGTCGCAAACACAAGACCTGCGCGGCGTGGCATGAGAAGGCCTTTCCTCGCGGATGTTAGTGAGTAGGTAGACGAACAGGGTCCCGCTGCGGTTGCTATGCGTTACTGGTTGATACGCGTTACTGATAGTCGTCGCCCGATCCGTCGTCTGGGTTCTCGAGGCGCACCAGCAGGTAATTCTCGGTGCTCTCGGTCCCGAAGTGCACGAGCACGGGAACCTCTTCCTGAGTGAGGTTGTAAAGGCCGGTCTCGGCGACCAGGTCCTCGTTCTCGCCGATCCGCATCGCGACGCGTTGCGTCTCGCGGTCGACCTGGCCCTGCAGCGTCTGGGCCGTGTCGGTCTCGGCGTTGTAGAGCGTGCCGCTGATGATCCCGTTACGGTCAACGGCCAGCTGCACCGTCAGACCCGGGTCGGTATCCTGCTCGCTGGTGGAAACGATAAACGTCCCCAACGGCATCCACTCGGCCTCGGCGGCCTCCTCCTCGGACGCGGGCGGTTCAACGGTCGCCAGATCCATCGCGCTGGCGGCGAACTCGTCCGCCGTCGCGACCTCGGTCCCGCCGATGTAGACCGAGTTGTCCTGGTACACCACATTCCCCTCGGATCCGTAGTCGTAGTACACGGGCTCCGACCACACGTTTGCCGGCGCCGACCAGGTGAACCAGTTGGTGCACGCCGCGAAGGTCGGCACCGTCCACCAGTAGTTCCAGCCACGGTTGTGGCGCCAGTAGTGGTAGTGCCAGCCGCACATGGGCGGGCGGTGGTAGCCCCACCATCCACGGTTGAACCAGTTACCGCACTGGTGGTAGTAGCCCCAGTGGTGGCGGACGCCGCTGCCCCATCCGTTCCAGTAGCCGAGCCGGCCGGCCGGCGGGACCCGCCAGCCGGGGTTCACCGGCCGCACGATGGCGTTGTTCCAGCGGTTGTTGATGTTGACGTAATTGCGATTGCCGATGTTGGCCCACCCGGGACGTTGGTTGATCACATTGTTGCCGGGCCAGCGGTTGTCGAAGTTGGGTCGATTGCCACCTGGGCGCCCCGGCCGATTGCCGGGTCGGTTGGGCCGATCGACGATCCCAGAACCACCGCCGGGCCTACCAGGCCGGTCTCCCGTGCCGGGTCGATTGGGCCGGTCAACGATGCCCGAGCCGTCCCCCGGCCTTCCTGGCCGATCACCCGTACCCGGTCGGTTCGGTCGGTCACCCGTCCCGGGCCGATTTGGTCGGTCCACAATGCCGGACCCTCCCCCGGGCCGACCGGGCCGGTCGCCCGTGCCGGGTCGGTTGGGGCGATCGGCCGGACGCGTGCCGGGACGCACTGGCCTGTCCATCCCGAGGAAGTCGCCTAGATCGCCCGGCGAAGGCCGGGCGCCAGGGCGGGTCGTCGGACGGGTTCCAGGCCTTGCGTTTCCGCCAGGGCGGTTGGCGCCGGGTCGGTTGGCAACCGGGCCACGGTCACCGCCGGGACGGCCCGCTCCGGGCAGGTTGCCGCCAGGCCGTGACGGCCGGCCGGGAAGGCTGGTGCTGGGACGCTGCCCGGGACGGGCGCCGATCCCAGAGCCGCCGCCGGGCGCCTGTGGCAGGCCGGGACGGGATCCAGGGCGCGTGGTCGGACGCGTTGATGGCCGGGTCGACGGGCGAGCGGAGGGTCGGTTAGACGGAAGCGTCGACGGACGTGACGCGCTTCCCCCGGGCAGACGCCCAGGCTGCGTCGAAGGCTTTAAACCTCCGCTGGGTCGAGAAATGTTTGGGCGTGACGTACCCGGCCGGCCTGTGGATGGCCTGGATGCCGGGCGGCTCACGTTTGGTCGAGAGGTGGGTCGGCTCACGTTCGGACGGGAGGTCGGGCGACTGGCGCTCGGCCGCGGCGCCGGGCGGCTCATGCTGGGCGCCCGCCCACCACCGCCCCGCGGGGCGCTGACCGCCGGGCGGCCGCCGCCCATGCTGCGTCCCCCACCACCCCCCATACGTGCGCCGCCTCCACCGCCGCCGCCGCGTCGGCCCACGGCGTGGGCGGCGTCTGGCAGCAGCATCAGCGCGACAGCCAGCAGCACCGCCAGGTTCTTGGCCCTGCTCATTGCTCCGCTCCTTCCGCGTTGGCGTCGGCCGCGCGACGCAGCGTGATCGGGTCCGAGGCGGGCAGCATGATCCCGTCCTCGCTCTGGCCTATCTTCTGGACGGTGAGGGTGTCGTCGTCGACGCGTTTGACCACGAGCGTCGAGGCCGACAGCACGCCGTCGCTCTCAACCTGGGTCGTCTTGAGAAGCCACTCGTCGCCGCTCCGAGAAACCACCCCCTCGCCGAACGAGCCGTCGGAGTTGAAATTCCAGGTCTGGAACCGCTTCTCGCGCGGGTTCCAGCCGATGACCTGCGTCCCCTCGAATACTTCGCCGTCGGCGTACTCGGCATTGTACGAACGGATTAGGAATGCGTTGCTCGGCGACCAACGGAACGTGGTGCTCACGCTCACGCTATCGGACTCCTCACTCCACTCGCCCACCAACCAACCAAGGTCCTCGAGCGCCGCGGTGGGGGAGGCGGGCGTCGGCAGCGGGCGCTCGCTAGAGCTCTCCAGCACCCA
This genomic interval from Posidoniimonas corsicana contains the following:
- a CDS encoding glycoside hydrolase family 43 protein, with amino-acid sequence MQRVLSLLLAAGSLLNLAAHSRADYPIASHRYLADPSTLVTGNRVYVYCSNDDESPLEGSYNIPSVVCVSSSDLKNWTDHGEVFRAEDRTTWAKKTWAPAAIERDGKFYLYFGNGGANIGVAVADHPAGPFTDPLGKPLITHQTPGVPPAKNMWLFDPGVFIDDDGQAYIYFGGNGDDNVRVARLNPDMTSLDGEVMKRSAPNFFEAAWVFKHGGRYYFSYSTTPRAQMRIDYLTGDSPLGPFEYAGVVGAQPPLNNNNNHAAQFKLKDRWLHVYHNRVVATQAKIPTGFRRNIAVEEMRFGPDGAIEEVEYTEDGVEQLGAHDPYARTEGETFRSQHGVETEPSGERNMALTDLQNGDWVKIAGVDFGAGAARFNARVASKAGCRVELRAGGPEGKLLGTLTVEPGAADDWRDASCEVGGATGVQDLVLRFVGKGEQLGKLDYWSFQK
- a CDS encoding arylsulfatase, with amino-acid sequence MPRRAGLVFATRPFICLLVATLATPLLADEMLPRPEEPFAGKIGLTYKDSEAVKPKLKIPKTFGLEDPPNILIVLIDDCGFGQMGTFGGGIPTPTLDRVANNGLRYTRFHTTALCSPTRAALLTGRNHHSVASGVIGEAGTGFPGYSGIIPSNAGTFAEILREYGYMNAWFGKNHNVPDWETSLVGPFDRWAEGLGFDYFYGFVGGDTDQWHPALVEGKKRIEPPAKNEDGSPYHFTTDIADKAIRTVRASKAVAPQRPFCVYFATGATHAPHQVPEEWIAKFKGKFDGGWDKYREETFARQKEMGIVPRDAKLTPRPDSLPAWESLPADQRRVFARMMEVFAAFTAHTDHEVGRLIDAIDQMGELDNTIVLYMAGDNGSSAEGGLDGLLNEMTFFNAIPEPLEDKLKAFDTLGSDKHYNHFPAAWAHAMDTPFQWTKQIASHFGGTRNGLAISWPKGIKARGESRDQFHHVIDIAPTLLEIVGVEAPAELDGVAQKPIEGVSMVYTFDDPDADDRRTTQYFEMLGNQGIYHNGWMASAIRGVPWLSENPPMDLLDMPWELYHVEEDFTQANNLAGKEPEKLKELVLQFFAEAAKYNVLPLDDRKTARLDVANRPSLTEGRYKFIYPNLLRLPEGAAPDLKHKSHTISAEVEIPEAGAEGMLFTQGGRFAGYGLFVKDGKLVYHYNLAGVERFTVESDERVPSGKVTLKAVYKTDSDKPFAGADVTLFVNDKQVGQGRVEKSIPNRVTLDETLDIGFDTGTPVMDGYDMPFDFSGKLSTVTIELN
- a CDS encoding SgcJ/EcaC family oxidoreductase: MKVSLFMAVALLATGMAATTVAAADDESAAIQARLTGYLEAFNDGDAGAVSGFWAEDAVSVNEETGERTIGRDALLEDFKTFFSDSPGARITGDVNHIRLVRPEVAIVEGQVTLFLPDVEPTPSAYTAVMVKESGKWVLESSSERPLPTPASPTAALEDLGWLVGEWSEESDSVSVSTTFRWSPSNAFLIRSYNAEYADGEVFEGTQVIGWNPREKRFQTWNFNSDGSFGEGVVSRSGDEWLLKTTQVESDGVLSASTLVVKRVDDDTLTVQKIGQSEDGIMLPASDPITLRRAADANAEGAEQ
- a CDS encoding arylsulfatase, giving the protein MRSLILFVFIVVAAPALAAEPDRGKLPMELTPFEGKIGKTYQDSESDWQGPVPAPEGAPNIIVILLDDVGFGQTSTFGGLIPTPALDKLASEGLRYNRFHTTAICGPSRAALLTGRNHHECGNGFLMEWATGFPNYSTMLPKSTATIGQILKDNGYNTWWFGKNHNTPDWETTVAGPFDRWPTGMGFEYFYGFNAGETHQYYPVIFENTTPVEPDKTPEEGYHFMTDMTDKAIARMRFAKSVAPEKPFFMYFAPGAMHAPHHVTAEWREQFKGKFDMGWEDYRQQVFQRQLEMGIVPEGTKLTEKPDWVPEWDSLSDEQKKVYAALFENFAGYFAFTDHEVGRLLDAVKELPDAENTMVIYIVGDNGASAEGGPDGTLNEIMNLNGLETKLDDVIANLDKLGGPESEPHYPVGWAWAGNTPFQWCKQVASHLGGTRNPMVISWPARIKHDDRPRDAFVHLVDIVPTILEAAKVPMPTEVNGIEQKPLAGASIYASFTDPSFKGRDEQYFEIFTNRSIYEDGWKANAQHTLPWRQDLAPGNWGQDRWELYHLSEDFSEANDLAAAMPDKLEAMKKQFQAAAEEHDVYPFDDRGAGRLAIPKPPVPGWDPDSSTYTYFAGATRIAEPAAPPMKNNSWTLTAKLTTDGADTEGVVMGFGGVAAGMVLYVDAGVPVFDYNYFEKHTVVRGDKPLPAGEATVELDFDYAGGGAGKGADITLKVNGQEVGSGRMHATVAGRFGIDTFGIGEDTGQPVTTAYQTPFKFTGQIEKVTVEVKK
- a CDS encoding magnesium transporter → MTGLSSVELNGSISSTLRRDFSRLHVDRTVGEALAEIRRRPPPNRIIYFYVIDDDDRLQGVIPTRRLLLSDLQTPLSEIMVREVVTIPHTATVLDACEFFVMHRLLAFPVVDDQRRVVGTVDVELYTQELSELDRSEHSDDLFQLIGVHIAESQQASPGTAFKSRFPWLLANVAGGVMAAFLSGMFQRQLQEVVAIALFIPVVLALAESVSIQSVSLALQTLHGKRPTLRGVIAKLRREFLTGAMLGAACAAIIAVVAAVWLRDPRVVVCLIGGISGGVAIAAVIGVAMPNLIRISRRDPQVAAGPVALAMTDMATLLVYFNLARALI